The following are encoded in a window of Cervus canadensis isolate Bull #8, Minnesota chromosome 11, ASM1932006v1, whole genome shotgun sequence genomic DNA:
- the LOC122449310 gene encoding olfactory receptor 51H1-like, producing MLSFNQTINNRQIFILTGIPGMPEKDFWLALSLCLLYSFTSLGNVTILAVIKVEQHLHEPMYYFVAMLLATDLSLSLSSIPTTISVHWLSWCSVTLDVCITQVFFIHTLGGVESGVLAAMASDRFMAFCFPLHYTTILTHGLIGRIGAAVLLQSVGTVLPVPFLIKRLPFCHSNTLSHAHCLHQDAMRLACADTRVNSIYGLLAVIFIIVLDALIFLASYFLIFQAVLGIASWEERLKALNTCLSHICAMLLFYVPLTGMTGSHCFGRHLSPVVYRVMAGTYLSLPSVLSLTVYSVRTKQIHQWIPQ from the coding sequence ATGCTGTCATTCAACCAAACTATTAATAACCGTCAGATCTTCATCCTTACTGGGATTCCAGGAATGCCAGAGAAGGACTTCTGGTTGGCCCTGTCCCTCTGTCTTCTTTACAGTTTCACATCCCTGGGTAATGTCACCATCCTAGCTGTCATCAAAGTTGAACAACACCTCCATGAGCCCATGTATTATTTTGTGGCAATGCTACTTGCCACTGACCTCAGCCTTTCATTGTCTTCCATACCCACCACGATCAGTGTTCACTGGCTCAGCTGGTGCTCAGTAACCCTTGATGTCTGCATCACTCAAGTGTTCTTCATCCACACCTTAGGGGGAGTGGAGTCAGGTGTTCTGGCGGCCATGGCCTCTGATCGCTTTATGgctttttgctttcctttgcaCTACACTACCATTCTCACTCATGGACTCATTGGCAGGATTGGAGCAGCAGTCCTGCTGCAGAGTGTGGGGACTGTGCTTCCTGTGCCTTTCCTCATCAAAAGGTTACCTTTCTGCCACTCCAACACCCTCTCCCACGCGCACTGCCTCCATCAGGATGCCATGAGGCTTGCCTGTGCTGACACCCGTGTCAACAGCATCTACGGCCTCCTGGCGGTGATCTTCATCATTGTGCTAGATGCCTTGATCTTCTTGGCCTCTTACTTTCTAATCTTCCAGGCAGTATTGGGCATTGCTTCCTGGGAAGAGAGACTCAAGGCTCTCAATACCTGCCTCTCTCATATCTGTGCCATGCTGCTCTTCTATGTACCTCTCACTGGCATGACTGGGAGTCACTGCTTTGGGAGGCATTTGTCCCCTGTAGTATACAGGGTCATGGCCGGTACCTACCTGTCACTGCCTTCTGTGCTCAGTCTGACTGTATACAGTGTTAGGACCAAGCAGATCCATCAGTGGATTCCCCAGTGA